One window of the Pirellulales bacterium genome contains the following:
- a CDS encoding NAD(P)-dependent oxidoreductase, with protein sequence MNSLHGKTLLITGASRGIGKAIAIRAAREGANIVIAAKTVQPHPKLPGTIETAAQEVEQAGGRALACAVDVRFEDQVQAAVDRAVATFGGIDIVINNASAIQLTGTLATDMKRFDLMNGVNIRGTYLTSKLCLPHLVKAPNPHILNLAPPLNLDPRWFAPHLAYTMSKYGMSMCVLGMAAEFKPQGVAVNALWPRTVIATAAVRNLLGGEQIVSRARRPEIVADAAHAILTRTSRNCTGNFFVDEQVLVAAGVADFDQYAVTPGSKLLADFFLDCSPEIAE encoded by the coding sequence ATGAACTCACTTCACGGGAAAACCTTGCTGATTACTGGCGCCAGCCGCGGCATAGGCAAAGCGATTGCCATTCGTGCCGCGCGCGAGGGCGCGAACATTGTCATCGCCGCCAAAACGGTGCAGCCTCACCCGAAACTGCCCGGCACGATCGAAACGGCCGCTCAGGAAGTTGAGCAGGCAGGCGGACGCGCGCTGGCCTGCGCCGTCGATGTACGGTTTGAAGATCAAGTTCAAGCTGCCGTCGACCGCGCAGTGGCCACCTTCGGCGGCATCGACATCGTGATCAACAACGCCAGCGCGATCCAACTGACGGGCACATTGGCGACCGACATGAAGCGGTTCGACTTGATGAATGGCGTCAACATCCGTGGCACGTACTTGACCTCGAAGCTCTGCCTGCCGCATCTCGTCAAAGCCCCAAACCCTCACATCCTGAATCTCGCGCCGCCGCTCAATCTCGATCCACGTTGGTTTGCGCCACATTTGGCCTACACAATGTCAAAATACGGCATGAGCATGTGTGTATTGGGAATGGCAGCCGAGTTCAAGCCGCAAGGAGTGGCGGTCAACGCATTGTGGCCTCGAACCGTGATTGCCACTGCCGCCGTGCGCAACTTGCTCGGCGGAGAGCAAATCGTCTCACGCGCTCGCCGGCCGGAAATCGTCGCCGATGCCGCGCACGCAATTCTGACGCGAACAAGTCGCAACTGTACGGGCAACTTCTTCGTTGATGAACAAGTCTTGGTTGCCGCCGGGGTCGCCGATTTCGATCAATACGCGGTAACACCCGGCAGCAAACTCTTGGCAGATTTCTTCCTTGACTGTTCTCCGGAGATAGCCGAATAA
- a CDS encoding catalase family peroxidase, which translates to MASSSVAVSAPSSVLIQRLLDALDALSGLHPGFRPAHAKGAMCSGVFTPSSEVAELTCAPHAMRPSTPVIVRFSDSSGIPTVPDNDPQLASPRGIAVRFYLADHVHTDIVAHSHNGFPVRSGEEFLEFLRALAAALGQGQPAAFGAFLASHPHAKEFVEALKPIPSSFARESFFAVTAFRFTNQKGEDCYGRFRIRPRAGNDYLTTSEAAGKSANFLFDELTQRLAQGPVELGVFVQLAEDGDEVADATVVWPDSRPEVEFGTLTLTARVNDADPEMRKIIFDPIPRVDGIAPSLDPLIEVRSAIYLLSGRRRRAVGAK; encoded by the coding sequence ATGGCCAGCAGTTCTGTTGCTGTTTCCGCGCCAAGCAGCGTACTTATTCAGCGATTGCTCGACGCCCTTGATGCGTTATCCGGTCTGCACCCCGGATTTCGGCCGGCTCACGCCAAGGGCGCCATGTGCTCCGGGGTTTTTACGCCATCATCGGAGGTGGCGGAATTGACGTGCGCGCCTCATGCGATGCGACCGTCGACACCCGTCATCGTTCGTTTTTCCGACTCCTCAGGCATACCCACGGTGCCGGACAACGACCCGCAACTTGCCAGCCCGAGAGGGATCGCCGTTCGCTTCTACTTGGCCGACCATGTCCATACCGACATCGTCGCCCATTCCCACAACGGGTTTCCGGTTCGCAGCGGCGAAGAGTTTTTGGAGTTTCTACGAGCGCTCGCAGCGGCTCTCGGCCAGGGTCAGCCGGCAGCCTTCGGGGCATTTCTCGCGAGTCACCCGCATGCCAAAGAATTCGTGGAAGCGCTCAAGCCGATTCCCTCCAGCTTCGCCAGGGAGTCGTTCTTCGCGGTTACGGCGTTCCGATTCACCAACCAGAAAGGCGAGGACTGCTATGGCCGATTCCGCATCCGGCCGCGGGCCGGGAACGATTATCTCACGACTTCCGAGGCCGCGGGAAAATCGGCGAACTTCCTCTTCGACGAGCTTACGCAACGACTCGCCCAAGGCCCAGTCGAACTCGGTGTCTTTGTGCAACTGGCGGAGGACGGCGACGAAGTTGCTGACGCCACGGTCGTCTGGCCGGATAGCCGGCCTGAGGTCGAATTCGGCACGCTCACCCTGACGGCCCGCGTGAACGACGCCGATCCGGAAATGCGCAAAATTATCTTCGACCCGATTCCGCGCGTCGATGGCATCGCGCCGTCGCTCGACCCGCTCATCGAAGTACGGTCAGCGATCTACCTGCTCAGCGGTCGCCGGCGGCGGGCAGTTGGCGCCAAGTAA
- a CDS encoding molybdopterin-dependent oxidoreductase has protein sequence MDELQHFAAEHEQLTRRFFIRIGAGGAAVAGLWPAVGRAEPRAPELAQAIAKLEPYFTPPDKFQDVSRGKPLPHLLPDAKKREVGLTRDTWKLEVVSDPENPAKLGKQLTKADGTALDFAGLLKLGERSAVRFAKVMTCLNIGCPLGMGHWEGVPLRDVIWMTKPRENVRRVFYYGYHNDDPKQMFLSSLSLDRVLEDPFDLPPVILCYKLNGQWLDSRRGGPVRIVVPEAYGFKSIKWLTHVVLTNLSHANDTYASGNNDLDSPLKSFAATLNVPTDVAASSPIPVTGYAQVGISGVSKVQVWITPSASIWPKDDEYFAKAPWANAEILPPPERWGGGLPDDKIPQGTIGFDIEGRPRTWPLRLAKIHWATLMQGLPAGEYTLRCRTVDERGIAQPLPRPFQKSGFALIEKVTIRVHG, from the coding sequence ATGGACGAGCTGCAACATTTCGCCGCGGAGCACGAGCAGTTGACGCGGCGGTTCTTCATCCGGATCGGCGCCGGCGGAGCGGCCGTGGCGGGCTTATGGCCCGCTGTCGGCCGTGCGGAACCGCGTGCGCCGGAATTGGCGCAAGCGATCGCCAAGCTCGAACCGTATTTCACACCGCCCGACAAATTTCAGGATGTCTCGCGCGGCAAGCCGCTGCCGCATTTGCTGCCAGACGCGAAGAAGCGAGAAGTCGGTCTGACCCGCGACACCTGGAAGCTGGAGGTCGTCTCCGACCCGGAGAATCCGGCGAAGCTGGGCAAGCAACTGACCAAGGCGGACGGTACGGCCTTGGACTTTGCTGGCTTGCTCAAGCTGGGCGAGAGGTCCGCGGTGCGATTCGCCAAGGTGATGACGTGTCTCAATATCGGCTGTCCGCTGGGAATGGGCCACTGGGAGGGTGTGCCGCTGCGCGACGTGATCTGGATGACGAAGCCGCGCGAAAACGTGCGCCGCGTGTTTTACTACGGCTATCATAACGACGACCCGAAGCAGATGTTTCTCAGTTCGTTGTCGCTGGATCGAGTGCTTGAGGATCCGTTCGACTTGCCCCCGGTCATCCTCTGTTACAAGCTCAATGGGCAATGGCTCGACAGCCGGCGCGGTGGGCCCGTGCGGATCGTGGTGCCTGAGGCTTACGGGTTCAAGTCGATCAAGTGGCTTACTCATGTGGTGCTCACGAATCTGTCACACGCCAACGATACCTACGCCAGCGGCAACAACGATCTGGACAGCCCGCTCAAATCATTCGCGGCGACGCTCAACGTTCCGACCGACGTCGCGGCAAGCAGCCCGATCCCCGTGACCGGGTACGCGCAGGTGGGCATATCGGGAGTGTCGAAAGTGCAGGTCTGGATCACGCCGAGCGCGAGTATATGGCCCAAGGACGACGAGTATTTTGCCAAAGCGCCATGGGCGAATGCCGAAATCCTCCCGCCTCCCGAGCGGTGGGGCGGCGGTCTGCCGGACGACAAGATTCCGCAGGGAACCATCGGCTTCGATATCGAGGGACGGCCTCGCACTTGGCCCTTACGACTGGCAAAGATTCATTGGGCCACACTGATGCAGGGTTTGCCTGCCGGCGAATACACGCTGCGTTGCCGCACTGTTGATGAACGGGGAATTGCCCAACCCCTGCCGCGCCCCTTCCAGAAATCGGGATTCGCGTTGATCGAAAAAGTAACTATCCGAGTGCATGGTTGA